Part of the Bos taurus isolate L1 Dominette 01449 registration number 42190680 breed Hereford chromosome 1, ARS-UCD2.0, whole genome shotgun sequence genome is shown below.
CTGCAAACTCTCTtccttacagaaaagaaaaatgacaagtccaagttcgatgcatgaaacagggcactcaaagccagtgcactgggacaatccagagggatgggatggggagggtggtgggagggggggttccggatgggggacacatgtacacctatggctgattcatgttaatgtagggcaaaaccaccacaatattgtaaagtaattagcctccaaataaaataaattaattaattttaaaaataagtttaaaaaattagtgtTCTTTTTATGGGGGAAATGGGTTGAAAATAGGTTGTTTTTATGAATGCAGAGAAACTAGCCAAAGCTAGTGTTGGATTCTCAGTTTCAATGTCACACTTTACTCAAACACCAGTTCTATTTTTAGGTCTGCTTCTCAGCTAATTACTCTGCCCTACCCAGAAGGAAGTATTTAATCACCAGAACCTCACGCGTCCGCACAAACCAAGGGGGTCAATGTTGTACTCAGGAAGATGGGGTGGACTGGGGATGGCGGTCAGCCGGAGCAGTCACGGTCCGAGTATTAGGGTCCGCGGCTTGAGCTGCAAAGCTGCATATACAGCATATACAGACTGCAAGGACCTGCACTTGATACACACTTTGGCGCGGTAGGAAGAAAGAGTAAACATGCTAATTGTGCTAGTGATGAATGTGAAACACAACAAATGCCACCCTACTTATCCAAATGGGAAGTTAAAACTAGGGGCAATAACTCTATTCTACACTAAGGGCCAGTAAGTAACTCAACAATCTCATTTCCAGATGCTCTCCGAGCCCTCTAgcctccacccccaccagctCTGAGGACCACTCGCTTCTGAGGACTACAACTCCCAGCCTGAGGGAGATCCCCGGGCATGCGGCCTGACGACCTACGCCTACATTTCCCAGCAGGCCGAGCGGCTACGCTGACGCACGCGTGCGCTCTCTGTCTCTCTCGCAGACTCGGGTTTGACCTACAGCTGCCAGGAGAAGATGGCCGCGCTAGCAGTGTCCGGGCTGTCCCAGCAGGTGAGAGGACGGAGGTCCTGAAAGCCAGCGGGAAGAGCCCTCCCGGAGTGACCAGCACTGGACCCCCAAGCCCCACGGTTCCAGGCCACACCTGGGGAGCGTAGCGGCCGTTCAAGGTCGTGCGGTCGGGAGAGTGGGGGCAACGCTGGGCGGCCCTGTTTCCCCCCACCCCTTCTTCCACGGGATGCACGCGGGACACAGTGGACGCTGCACGCTCGTTTCTAACCTTGGCGTCCTCTGAGCACAGCCCCGGGAAGGAGCTGGTTGAGAGACCCAGGAGAAGGGGGACCTATCTTTATTGTTGTGATTAAACGACTACTAGTATTACTGGGTCAACAGTAATCCTAAAGAATATTTGTAAAACGTGTTTCacatttttatgaagaaaatgaggTTGGAAAGTTTAAATGACTGGTTTTTGACTAAGTAAGGGTAGAACTGAGATTCGAACCCACAGAGTCACAGAAAAATTTGTGCTCTTTATGTTATACGATGCTTTATATATATCATAACACCTTGTACCTTCCGTAAATTTTCCCTAAGTGTTATATAAAGTCTTTTAGCCCTCTCAGCTGTATAGTACACTCTGGAATTATTTGAAGGTGGAATTATTTGAAGGTGACCTATACCCTTGCGGGTGCTTTTTAAACTCTGGATTCCAACTCTTGATAGACAAGATACCATTTCAACAATATCAAGGTTAGTATCTTGGTAGGAAACAAGCTAGAGAATTCATCTTTATCTTCAGATAGCTTTTGGAGTCTTAAGAAGGTACCTCTCTCGCAGATAATGCCTGGAATCGTCCCACTTGTTACTGGAATCGTGCTCCACGATGGTAACATAAATGCTGGAAatcttgtcaatttttttttttaagactgacttctgaaacttgggcttccctggtggctcagtggtaaagaacctgcctgccaatacaggagacatgggttccatccctgggtggggaagatcccctggaaaagggagtggctacccactccagtattctcacagCGGGGGAATCctagggacagaagagcctggtgggccgcagtccatggggctggagaaaagtcacacacaactgagcaactaaatgttTCTCAAATTTAGTGTTTCCTCTCCCTTACTCGTGAGCCAGCCTCACAGTGGGAAGGCAGTTTTCCCATGCAGCCTGTAATGACTCTTCAGTGGGGAAATTTACTCCTGGGTGATGAAGAGCAGCTCAGCCTCATAAAATCTATGTGTTGATATAAGGAAACATAAGAAGTGAACCATTTACTATTTTTTACTATCAGTAACCTCATTCagtctttctgtttttgtgttaAAGGTGCGATGCTTCAGTACATCTGTGGTCAGGCCATTTGCCAAGCTTGTGAGGGTATGTCagcttatttttctgtaattgtaAAGCAAATAAATGTATGTGGTTTCAGACAACAATACATTTAGGCATGGATTTTGTACAGTTAACACTTAAATCTTTCTGCATGATTTGTGGTTCCCCAGACATGCTGGGGAGTAGGGGAGCTAGGGAACAGGATAGTGTTGAATGCCTGTCATAGACCAGGCCCACGAAAAAACCTTTTAAGTTGGAGAATTTCTTAAAACACAGTAACAGTGATGGGAGGTAGCTggtcttcccattttacagaagaggaggGGTTATTCAGCTTAGTCTCTGAGCTGGACAGAAACTAAATCTTGCTCATTAAAAACCTAAGCTTTTCCAGTACAATCACACAGTACCACTAAGCATATGTAGTCATACATTGATGATACTGTGGTTTAAAAAGCCTGTGGTTCACTGTAAAAAATAATTGAAGCATCAGGCACTTAGTAAATTGCTAAAGGGCTCCATTAAACTGAACATTTATGGAGATACTCTAAGGGAAATTTGCAGTATTGCTATGAAATGTATAAAATTGTGCTTGTATGTGTCTCATAAACACCTGTTTTCCAGCTTTAACGTGTTCAAAACTGCCTTCTATCAGTGTTTAACACCGCCTAAACTTGGAACTAAGTAGTTACTGGATTCGAAGGAATCCTAAGTTTATCTCAAAATTAGCACGGTTGAATTTTCTGTAGAATGGAAAGGGACTTTAGACACCATGTTTTCTAAGCCCCTCATTTTAAGAAGAGGAATTGAAAGCTCATAGATGGAGTGACATGGCCAAGGAAACATCCCCTATTTGTTTGAGAATTGTCATTCAGGGTAGCattttacaataattttaaaattataaatatttctgcTCTTGATACCATGATATGGTCTTAactgattttccttttctcttcttgccttaCTCCACCGTTGTTTAAAGCCACCTGTTCAGATATATGGCATCGAAGGCCGCTACGCCACAGCTCTGTATTCCGCTGCATCTAAACAGAATAAACTGGAGCAAGTAGAGAAGGAGTTGTTGCGAGTAGGAGTAAGTAGCTTTCCTGTTCATTATTAAGTTCTCACTGTATGTTTTTTCCTTAGATCTTTGACTGTGCATCCTTAATGAAGTATATCCTAAgagaaaaagaattgcaaaaaaagggaaagaagaaaacatttcctgTAACCACGTTGATAGTTATAATACTGGGTAAAATTGTTCTGAACCTATTTATAATAGGTATATGTAAGAATGTTAATGTTAGGAACCGAGATTTGGGGCtcaagagaagaaatagaaaatctaaatttTAAGAAACAACTGCCATTTCAAAGGAGGGTTAAAAATTACCTTGAGCATTTATGCTTGTATTACTCGGTATTTCCAAAGTAGTCTTCAGGATATATTATGACCTTGTTTTGCTGggaatttattttccttctgaagTCTTTTCCTCAGCGTCAGTTGTCATTTTATTCCCAAGATGTGAGGGAAAGTGAGCAGAGCCCACTGGACCGCACATTAGTGAAGGTGCCCGAGCTGCAGGACGATGACAGAACGACGGAGGAAGACCAGGAGACTGCGGGGGAAGctgatttgtatttttttgtaaACATGAAGAGTACATGAACTGAGTTAACAGGAGCCTGCAGTGTGGCTTAAACAGGAGGATGGCCACTGCAGGTTCCCTGAGTCGTCTGATAGTTAACAAGTCGCTCCAGATTTTGTTGCTTCCCCTTCTTTTACTTTCTAGTCGCCACctagagtttgtttttgtgtttttaatcttAGAAGGGGAAAACCCTCACAGACTAGCTGTATAGAACAATACTTAGGCGTTTTGtgcattttttcattttgagCTTTTGTGGGAGCCTTTGTCCTAACGCTCAGTAACTCTAGCTCTGTATCCCTCCCTCTGTCCAGTTATCCAGTGCGCTTGATCTTCGCTGGTACCCTCACCTGTTAGGATGTTCACAGATCCAGCAGCCTGACTTGGAGATGCTTCTGGGCTGGGGTAGCTggagtctacagggtcgcacaggcTTTTGGGGAGGTGATGGTTCCTGCCCTCTGCTGTCATGCACACCCCTCGTAAACCTGTGATGTTCACAAGCAAGACAGTGCCTGGCTTGTGGGCCTTAGAATGGGGTTTAATTAAAACTGAAGTCCGTTAAGCTGTGGAGACATACGAAACAAAATCAGCCATTTTTTGGCGCCAGGAGGAAAACGTGATGCTGCCAGGGTGTCGCTAACGGTCCGTGGATGATGCAGCAGAAATGGTTAGAGACCTGAAACTGGGATGGCTCCAGTTCCAGAATGCTTGTCGTCGTATAAGCCAGCAGTGTGTATGGGAAAACCTTGTTTTGGGGGGGTCACTCGAGTTGAAGTTTTAACATTAGATGGCAGTGTAGGCACGTAGCTAGAATCAGAGGCAGAAATTGTCCAGGAGCCCAGGAGAGGGGTTGATCGAAAGGTCAGTGGAGGTGTGTGACCAAGAGATACCCACATGGAAACAGCAGTTGGTTTGCTGGAGCTCTGGCTTGACGCTGAGGGGAGCAGAGTGCTGGAAGCTGCCCGTGGTCCCGGACTTGACGTTTGTGATGTAGTGGGACGGCGACAGAGTCGCCTCTCTTGTGGTCGTGGAGACAGAGTCGCCTCTCTTGTGGTCTTGGCACTCTGAATTTTTTGGCCGTTTTTCCTCCCAGGAAAAGCACCAGAGCTCCCACCCAGCAGTGGGTTGGTTTTCCGGAGCTCTGGGCAGCTGGCCGGAATCCGGATCAGCCTTAGAGGGAGAGGCCCCCGAGGGAAAGGCCAAGGGGCCGCCCGCACTCAGTGCGTCTCGTTAGGTCTGCGTTGTGTGTGGGCATCACTGCACCCTCTTAGCAGGGAAAAACCAGAGTAATACCCACAGTAGATACATTACAGTATGCCACAGATCCAGTCTCATGGCtgcttagttttttaaaaataatctctcctgaaaagcaaaaatcaacttCATTAGAATGGTCTTAAATATTTTCACACAATACCATATCCTGTGTAAAATCATCTGTGGTGCATTCTTAAAGGCAAAAATTTATTTGACTaaacttttctaattttattcatgAAATGCATGATTCATCAGAAAGCGTGTGTACAGCAGCTGGCATCATTTATGTTCTAGAGTCTAAGATTATTTTTGGTCCTTTTAGCAAATCTTGAAGGAACCCAAAATGGCTGCTTCTCTTTTGAATCCCTATGTAAAGCGTTCAGTTAAAGTGAAAAGCCTAAGTGACATGACGGCAAAGGAGAAGTTCTCTCCTCTCACGTCCAACCTGATCAGTAAGTATTAGCTCTTTTATTGAAGTCTCTGAAAATTCTGCTCCTGAAACtgtgatccctggaccaggaacaCCACCAGCCTTTGGCAGTGCAGAGTCTCATTACCCGAACCTGCTAAACCAGAATCTGCATCTTCACTGGCCCCCGAGTGAGTCGCTTGCACATGCAGTTTGAGGAGCACTGTCGGAAGGACGTTAAGATGCAGGAGTGTCTCAATGCGTAGTTTCACCCCTTGGAGGAGGCCAGTGGGATCCCTGCCGAGAAAGTGGTTTACAGCCAGTGGCTGCGTCTCTGTCCTTAAAGACATTTGCATTCTTTGgtacattttaattgtttttcaaaTCCCTTGATCACTCAGAATCCAAAGAAAATGTGTACTGAATATAAGTATGTTAATTTGGGGATTCGTGGTATAAACCTGAAAATCAGATTTCAAGCTGTGATGAAGAAATCTATTGCAGATTCGTTTAAGAGACACACCCCTTTACACATTTAAGTCCTCGTTGgtgcattcttttaaaaaaaaaaattgaatattctTTTTAGATAACAGGTTGCAGCTTCTCCATCCACATCCTTAACTGACATTGAATATAGTATTTTAAGGCCATGTCAGTTTGCGTTTGAGGTGAATATACTGCTTCACGAATATGACTTAAGTGAAAAATGTTCACTTTCCCAGATTTGCTTGCTGAAAATGGTCGCTTGACTAATACCCCTGCGGTGATTTCCGCATTTTCTACCATGATGAGTGTCCACCGTGGAGAAGTACCATGCACAGTTACCACTGCATCTGTAAGTAATGAGTTGTTGCCACTGCATTGTCTTGACTTTCCATTTtgtagaacaaaaagaaaaaggctaAAATCAAGAAAtcggggagcctggcatgctgcagtccatggggttgcagagagtcagacacaactgagcaactgaactgaactgtcagttGGGAGGTCTCTTCATTTATACCAGCTTCTgtgaacatggcaacccactccagtattctttcctggaaaatcccatggacagaggagtctgatcggctacagtctgtggggtcacaaagagctggacacagctgagcaacttcacttcccttCTGTGAACCTCTGCTTCACAAGGCCTGGCAGGTGTCTCCCTGGTGCTTCCCTATTCAGTGGTTATTCGTGAAGACTGTAGGTTGGGTTAAAATGTGTCAGGAAATACTGGTTTATATTCCAGTACaggtttgaattattttttaaacatcatgCTCAGTAGTTTACTCAAATGTAATCTGTTCATCTTTTGTGGTGATGAAGCAGAAAGTATAAGGCGAACGGGCCCCATTGGTCTTAGGGACTTGCTGAAGTAGAGTATAATAATAGTCACCATTTATTGAAATACAATGTGCTGGgcactttataatttttttacttAATGTCAAAGGTCTGCGTGAAGCAGAAGTGTTGTTACCCTTATTTTACtaat
Proteins encoded:
- the ATP5PO gene encoding ATP synthase subunit O, mitochondrial precursor (The RefSeq protein has 1 substitution compared to this genomic sequence); protein product: MAALAVSGLSQQVRCFSTSVVRPFAKLVRPPVQIYGIEGRYATALYSAASKQNKLEQVEKELLRVGQILKEPKMAASLLNPYVKRSVKVKSLSDMTAKEKFSPLTSNLINLLAENGRLTNTPAVISAFSTMMSVHRGEVPCTVTTASALDETTLTELKTVLKSFLSKGQVLKLEVKIDPSIMGGMIVRIGEKYVDMSAKTKIQKLSRAMREIL